The DNA sequence GGCGAATCACTAGATTTTCCATCTCTAATTGTTTaagatacaaataaaaatgggtGTTCTGATTTTAGGTAACTCATTTGGTAAAGACTTAAAAGTGATAAGCATGGAGATCACAAGTTCAGTCTTACATTATATTGGaacaaaatttctttttgtttctaAATAGCAGTACCTCCAtgcctgaaaatttgtcacttatttcaattttcgtccatcctaaaaatttattaactttcacttttactatttttggtatttgacctcatattccacaaaatcattctcactcacattttattatcaaactaatatataaagtaaaattcacatgccactaactttttcaacccactttctattactccctccgtccgcgaataggagtcccgtttttccattttggtccgtccacgaataggagtcccggttcataattaccataaatggtaaagagaccccatattccaccaacccattccactcacatatcatttaaaactaatatatacaagtgggacccctattccactaactttcttccactcacttttcttaacatttcttaaaacccgcaccgATAAGAAATAGGACTCCTATTgttagacggagggagtacattttttaaaacctgtgtcaggtcaaatggtgacaaattataggGGACGGAGGAGGGAGTACAAAGGATTAACTAGAGCAAATTACTCTAATGGGCTCCTCATGGTTAGACTAGGGCCAAGCTAAGCTAGATTAGCTTGATCGAGTTGACATTTCCAATCACCAAACTAGTCATGTAAACTAAACATTTACCAAAGTAAATTATCTCTCAATCATACTATCTATTAGGCCGTTCTTTAAATGGAGCCTTTTATAAGGTTACATTTGCTACAAAACTTGTTGAGGACAAAAaactcataaaacaaatcaaatgctaatcacaatttcatatgtataaaacaaatacaattgatgttttgtttctttgttatGGGCTTTCTTAGTTTTGGTACATCTTGAAACCACAGCAACATCTGAAATCTCAATAATTGAGCATGCTACCACCTCAGTCGCTCTATCTATTGGTACCAGCCGGGGAACTCCCTCTTTGCGAGCTACTTACTTTATCGGAACCATCTACTAGATTGTGTTCCGACATCTTAAGGGCATCGTTCTAAACTTGATTAAACAAAGCAAATGTGACGTTTCTTACAGACGAAACACACTAGTATATTCAGATCAAAACTGCACAATAACAAATTAGCCCAACTACACAACTGAACCCCTATAAAACTGCATAACAATGCAATGCATATCAATCTCAGCACAAAGTCACTGCAGAAGATCAAGAACTAAAAAAAGGAACCAGACCGGATTCCAGAAATCGAGCACAATGTAGTGGAAAAAGAGTTCACTCCTCGGAATACCAGAAGTTCATATACATATATCAGCACAAATATCTCATGACACACTTCTCAGAGTTCAAATCCTCAATCGAAACACAATTCACAGAAAGCTCCAATCTTTATCTATGAACTTTAACACAAAGCCATAGTCGGATCAAAAAGTTAGAGCGAATCAGATAAAAACTACAAGATAATGCAATGCACATCCATCTCATAAACAAGGCAGTGCAGAAATTCAAGAACTACAACCAACGAGGCCGGATTCTATAACACGAGCATAACTTACTCCTCGCAACACCACAAGTTTATATACATACATCAGCACGCAAATGTCACACAGCTCAAATCCTCCATCGAGGCACAATTTCACATAAAACCCCAATCTTTATATATAAACTTCAACACAAAGCCATACTCATAAATCAAATCACAGATTAAACTAATAATCACTTCGATACTCCCCATACCGATGATCATCCCTCGCAACAGCCGAAGCCACATCATTCTCCACCCTTTCCCCaatcttctcctcctcataTTTCACACCCTCCTCCAATGTCATCCCTCCGAGAGCCCCTGCCGCCGCTCCCACTGCCAATCCCATCCCCGGCTTCCCCACGCTCCGCTTATGGTAATCATACGGCGTGTAGTCCACCGGAGCGCTCGGCCCCGACGCCACCGATCCACCATAGCTCTGCTGCCGCTCTATAAAAGgacgcggcggcggcgagTAATAGGAGGAATAGTACCCCGAGTGCGGATCGGAGTAGGAGTAATAAGGCTGCGGAGGCGGAGAAAACGACGACGGCGGCGGGAGAGTGGAATACGGAGAGGGAGAGTATCCTCTGTAAGGCatcggcggcggaggagcGGAGAAATTGTAGTAATTGGAGGCGGGGGCGGGGGCAGGGGCAGGGGCAGGATGGTAATTTTCCACAGGGCGCTCGATCAGGCCGATCTTCACGCGGATCTTGCCGTGGGGGCGGCCGGAGGGACGGTGGAGGTCGAAATTCATTAATCGAATCGGCGATTGGGGCGAATCGGAGGCGAGATCTCGGAGGTCGAAGCGGTGGGCGCCGACCAAGGGTTTGGGGGTCTCGGAGGGCTTGGAGTGGAAGACCTCGAGCGTGAGGGCGGAGTCGCGGAGGGGGAGGGAGAGGGGGAGGACGAAGCGCTCGTTCCAGACGGGTCGGGTGGATCCGGAGTCGTCGGGTTTGGTGGCCTGGCGGCGGTCCGGGTCGACCCAGAGGATGACGTAGGGTTTGAGGTCGCCGTTCCTCCAATTGACGTTCTTGAGGTGCTTGGCGGAGACGATGGTGACGTCGAGGTCGTAGAGCTTGGGCTGCTGCGGGCGGtgggcggcggcggaggccaTGGCGGAGGCGGTTTGGTTTTGGTGGGGTGGGATAACGTGCGCCGCGGGGGGGATGAGTTGGAGTGCGCAGGATTGTGTAGAGTGAAGAAATTTGGagagatttttaattttgtttagtttttttttttcctttttggtttttgtggATAAAAGGTATTGTGGGCCCTGTTTTAATTATGGATTAGGTGAAATTGGTGCaatattttgtgaattatttttattagattatataatagggtttttggcttttaaaaccaaaaactttccccgaattccggtttttcccatgaacttcgagatttgtttttaaaaccataaactttcatttcgtttaATATTTCCCGACTCGACCCGAATAACCCATTTTCGGCCAGAAGCTTCCCACGTGGACTACCGCAAAAATGACATGAAAGCCGGAATTTTCACCctaaaacgacgtcgttttcaACCCAATTCCATTTAAAACATTACATAAATttcctaaaccctaaaatcGGCTTCTTCATCCATTTTCGAAATTGGCTTCTTCATCCATCTTCGAAATCAATTTTCATCCATCCATCTTCTTCATCCATCTCCTAAACCCTGAGATTGGCTACGAAATTAGGCGTCTTCGTTCCAGGTCGAAATTCAAATGTCGTTTTCTTCACAAACCTCAAGCTTCAACGTCAATTGGCCCGAAGGTGAATTCGTAATCTGTAACCATGGAGTTCGGGCTGAGATTGGGACGTCGAGGACTGATAGTAATCCGGGAAGACGATTTTATTGTTGTCCGTCTTGGAAGGTATTCTCCACTCCCTGGCCAACTTTAGAGAAAAATCGAAGAATTGCGGTTGAAAATCCCAAAATATGCGTGAGAGAAAGGAAGAAGATTGAGAAAGGAGCCCTAACTTTTCGattctgtttttttgtttaagtGTTGCTGTTgtgaatattatttaaatggtATGTtgtttaagttttattttgcctattttattttgccaaATAAAAAggcctattttattttgccaaATGTTTAAATTGTGACTGTATATTGCCACGTAAACACTTTAAATAACAATtaggattaaaattgacacGTAGACATCCGGGTTTGGCCGGTGACCCGCCGGGGGAAATATCAACCGACATGaaagtttatggttttaaaaacaaatctcaaagttcatggaaaaAACGGGAATTCGGggaaaatttttggttttaaaagCAAAAAACCCTATATAATATTACCTTATTcctaatttatgaaatatacagaagatatttatgaaaaaagtaaatattactttgaattatgaatattttgaaacgGTGATAAATAACATTATATTGTAGGCagatgaaattatatattactccattcatGTCATTGGGAGTTTCAGTTTACTAGTGTAGTGCTTTCGTGATAATGAGtctttatttactattttagttcATCCGCATTTAAGAGGTtcgattcaattttttctattaatattaGGTACATcacacatttcattaattcattctactcatattttattaaaattgatataaaaaactaaatttcatATTACACAATCCtcttttcaccaacttttctttattgtagtagaatttcttaaaacatgtgttgaATTCAAATGGACCTCCTAATGACCACAGACGGGGTGTTAAATTTTTGCTCTTGGTGTGGCACCTTTGTGTtgatactccctttgtcctaTTTTAAATGGCGCATCTTCTATtttagatgtcacactttaaATGATACATtccttaaaataataatatcacttttttttacattcttTATCCCACTCAATAtgaccacattcttgagtagtacgaaattttaaaaagtattattaggtggaataaaatagagaggaaaaaatatatttaaatattttaatgaaaagagagaagagaaaggtgttatttttaaaattaaaaaataagcattgaaaatgaaagatgattattttgaaacagacggagtactttattttctcgATTTTGACTTGTAAAACAACATTGCAATAACTTCAGTGTCAAATCattatagagagagagagttattGTGGATTGCTTCAATaagtaaatagaaaattttgcTACCCGCCATTTTGGGCTTTGCCTTAATACAAAGCCCACTTACTCAAAGACTATAATTCTTTTTGTCTCTACAAGCTTGTTGTTGGGTTCAATTGATATTTCTCTCCCATATCTTCTATTTTGGGCATAGCTCAGTCTTTAATGATTGattatattcaataaattattgtcTTTCtggataaatttatatattccatGAAGTTAGATGAGGAGAATTATCACTGAAAAATATTGCATTGACAACAATTGTTACCCGAGACTTTCCTTATAGGGAAAATGGATTTTcttgataaaagaaaaaagttatccatttatattcttatttccaCCCTAATGATTCAAATTTAGTTGATTTACCATGCCCAATATGCAATATACTTATATCTTTCGATTGCATCATATCGGGAGCATTTGAATCAGCCGACTTCTAActacttatcaaatggtgtgGTGAACGTGGACCACACAAGGGAAACACTAACGGATCAGAGATGATCGACAACATCATTCTTAAATGCAGCATAGGCACGATCTATGATTTTATCATTCATAGACGAGGATAAGATTCATCTATTTAGCAGCACTTTAGGATTTTTagcaatcaaacaaaaaaaaaactcatttcaAATGATTACGGTGTCATAACATAATTCATTTGATCtataaattttacatatattttcttaCATAACTAGTGTAggatataaattatattaaagcCCATAACATGTATAtacaaatttcataaattaaaaaaaatattagtctCTATTTCTAATGTTTCAATCAATCTTAATATGATGATAACTAATAAATGTTGCAGTTAATATGGGTAAACTCTAATAAATTTGGTAGGCCTATACGCAATACTGATAACAATAagtaaaatagtaaattagcTCAATTGTACTAGCAAGCTACTATTACATATTTACAAttgaccatttttttttactgctactactattttcttttgttatatGTCAGTATTTTTATTCTGAAATGATTTtggatgaaattatttttatatatacatgtcaaatttattatttgtaattgttACTCCTATTATAATTCTGAATTATTTCtgtgttgttattttattgctAATCATTTTCAAGGGATCCAGAAGCAAACACTCTCTATTGTTTCAACGGattattgatttctttttgagaatttgaattattgatttaaaaacgagaaatatgaaaaaatatgccGAAAGCTGAaattagaccatctccaatcgtacaccaaaactcatttttggtgtagataatttctccaaccgtaaactcaaactcaaaatgTGTTATAACTATGTGCCCACACTGATTGCAATATCTGCTAGTGCTCACAGCCTCTCACGTCTgtacaaattcataaaataacaaattaaaagaatatgaatTTAGACAGCAAACAAAAACAACTGGAATTTTGAATCTAATGCGAATTACATTtggtaaaattatttatgaaaacaCTGT is a window from the Salvia hispanica cultivar TCC Black 2014 chromosome 1, UniMelb_Shisp_WGS_1.0, whole genome shotgun sequence genome containing:
- the LOC125220570 gene encoding formin-like protein 13; amino-acid sequence: MASAAAHRPQQPKLYDLDVTIVSAKHLKNVNWRNGDLKPYVILWVDPDRRQATKPDDSGSTRPVWNERFVLPLSLPLRDSALTLEVFHSKPSETPKPLVGAHRFDLRDLASDSPQSPIRLMNFDLHRPSGRPHGKIRVKIGLIERPVENYHPAPAPAPAPASNYYNFSAPPPPMPYRGYSPSPYSTLPPPSSFSPPPQPYYSYSDPHSGYYSSYYSPPPRPFIERQQSYGGSVASGPSAPVDYTPYDYHKRSVGKPGMGLAVGAAAGALGGMTLEEGVKYEEEKIGERVENDVASAVARDDHRYGEYRSDY